The sequence CAGGATAGCGGCAAGCCCGATCCATCGCAATTGCTGTTGGCTATTGATGTCAGCAGCCGGACCCTGGACATTTATGGGCGTTATGTGCAAAATGGGAATGAATTTGAACTGTCAGAGTCGATTCCCAATAACGTACGTTCCATCATGCACCTGCTGTCTGAGTACAGTCGCCAGGCCATGGTACTTGGTTATAGCGGACTTGCTTTCGTACTGGAGCCGAGCGGACGTCATGAACAAAAATTCACACACATGGCTTATAAAAACGGATATTCCGTATGGCAGGTAAATCCCGAACGCATGTACAAAGCCGGAGTGATTCATCACGGCGATGACGGTAAAAGTGATCCTCAGGACGGTAAAGTGCTGCATATGATGGCCCGCATGGGCAAGGTGTACCTTTACCAGCCTTTGAACGATTACTGGCAACAGCTTCGCCAGCTGGGCTGGTGGCTGGAAGATAGTTCACTGGCCGCTACCGATGCGCGGGTTCGCATGGGAGAGTTGCGAAGGAATTTGTTTGTCGATTATCACCAAAGCCGGGATTTAACCTGGGGGCCCACCGGAATATGCATTCAAGAGCTTTTTGGGTTTGATCCTTGGAAGATAACGGCCGGGGGTGATACGCAGTTCATAAACAGGGTTAAGGCTCACCGCAGAGGCATTCCCGAGCGCTGTCTTCGCAGTATCTGGGATCAGGCGCAAAGCAGTTGCCTGTACGATCCCGGAAAGGATATGCGAGCTTTGCTTAATGATCAGGCAGAGCACTTGTGGAAGACTTGGACTCATCATGCCCATCGTTGCGAGGTCCTTGGCCGACAAATGATCCAGTTGGTGGAAATTTTGAGTGAAGAACATCGAATCCCACCCATCATAC comes from Natronogracilivirga saccharolytica and encodes:
- a CDS encoding transposase; translated protein: MIKITHFQDSGKPDPSQLLLAIDVSSRTLDIYGRYVQNGNEFELSESIPNNVRSIMHLLSEYSRQAMVLGYSGLAFVLEPSGRHEQKFTHMAYKNGYSVWQVNPERMYKAGVIHHGDDGKSDPQDGKVLHMMARMGKVYLYQPLNDYWQQLRQLGWWLEDSSLAATDARVRMGELRRNLFVDYHQSRDLTWGPTGICIQELFGFDPWKITAGGDTQFINRVKAHRRGIPERCLRSIWDQAQSSCLYDPGKDMRALLNDQAEHLWKTWTHHAHRCEVLGRQMIQLVEILSEEHRIPPIIPGFTELMRVKILAETGPLERFAHWRQLVAYAGLKIRMRRSGKYIGKDRITKKGRVLLRKLLGQAAFSLTRKDRILGEYYHRKRQESMPGRKAKVACMRKLLKLLYGAAMSKQAFTTERVYRSAS